The following are encoded in a window of Rhizobium sp. 11515TR genomic DNA:
- a CDS encoding S41 family peptidase, whose protein sequence is MIRRASLVLVGALMGATAMGVIYSAVAPAEAAGTSTYKELSIFGDVFERVRAQYVTPPQEDKLVEAAINGMLSSLDPHSSYMNAKDAEDMRTQTKGEFGGLGIEVTMDNDLVKVITPIDDTPAAKAGVLAGDYITAIDGQSVRGLKLEDAVEKMRGPVKTPIKLTLIRKGVDKPIELTVIRDVIAVAAVKSREEGGDVGYIRIISFTEKTTPDLEAAIAKIKKDIPAEKLKGYVLDLRLNPGGLLDQAINVADDVLERGEIVSTRGRNPDETRRFNATPGDLTDGKPIIVLINGGSASASEIVAGALQDLRRATVLGTQSFGKGSVQTIIPLGDGNGALRLTTALYYTPSGRSIQGTGITPDVKVDQPLPDDLKGKLTTEGESSLPGHIKGQSETDKGSGSSAYVPPDPKDDIQLNYALDLLRGAKTDPAFPPNPEKAVSSK, encoded by the coding sequence ATGATACGTAGGGCTTCTCTTGTTCTCGTCGGCGCATTGATGGGTGCGACCGCGATGGGCGTTATCTACTCGGCGGTAGCGCCGGCGGAAGCCGCTGGCACTTCCACCTATAAGGAGTTGTCGATTTTCGGCGATGTCTTTGAGCGCGTCCGCGCGCAGTATGTGACCCCTCCCCAGGAAGACAAGCTCGTCGAAGCCGCCATCAACGGCATGTTATCGTCGCTGGACCCGCATTCGAGCTACATGAACGCCAAGGATGCGGAAGACATGCGCACCCAGACCAAGGGTGAGTTCGGCGGTCTCGGTATCGAAGTGACGATGGACAACGATCTCGTCAAGGTCATCACCCCGATCGACGATACGCCCGCTGCCAAGGCCGGTGTCCTTGCCGGCGATTATATCACAGCCATCGACGGCCAGTCGGTCCGCGGGCTGAAGCTGGAAGACGCCGTCGAAAAGATGCGCGGCCCGGTCAAGACACCGATCAAGCTCACCCTGATACGCAAGGGCGTCGACAAGCCGATCGAGCTCACGGTCATTCGTGATGTCATCGCCGTTGCCGCCGTCAAGTCGCGCGAGGAAGGTGGCGATGTCGGCTATATCCGCATCATCTCCTTCACAGAAAAGACCACGCCGGATCTCGAAGCCGCGATCGCTAAGATCAAGAAGGATATCCCGGCCGAGAAGCTGAAGGGCTACGTCCTCGACCTGCGCCTCAACCCGGGCGGCCTGCTCGACCAGGCGATCAACGTTGCCGACGACGTGCTGGAGCGCGGCGAGATCGTTTCGACCCGAGGCCGCAATCCGGACGAGACCCGCCGCTTCAACGCCACTCCAGGCGATCTGACCGACGGCAAGCCGATCATCGTGCTCATCAATGGCGGCTCGGCCTCGGCTTCGGAAATCGTCGCCGGTGCCCTGCAGGATCTGCGTCGCGCCACGGTGCTCGGCACCCAGTCCTTCGGCAAGGGCTCCGTCCAGACGATCATTCCGCTCGGTGATGGCAATGGCGCCCTACGTCTGACGACGGCGCTCTATTACACGCCGTCGGGCCGTTCGATCCAGGGCACGGGCATCACGCCCGATGTTAAGGTCGACCAGCCGCTGCCCGACGATTTGAAGGGCAAGCTGACGACGGAAGGCGAATCCAGCCTGCCGGGCCACATCAAGGGCCAGAGCGAGACCGACAAGGGCTCCGGCTCTTCGGCCTACGTGCCGCCGGATCCGAAGGACGATATCCAGCTCAACTACGCGCTCGACCTGCTGCGTGGCGCGAAGACCGATCCGGCCTTCCCGCCGAACCCCGAAAAGGCGGTTTCCTCCAAGTAA
- the bfr gene encoding bacterioferritin, with protein sequence MKGDKKVIERLNEALFLELGAVNQYWVHYRLLEDWGYTKLAKKERAESIEEMQHADRLVARIIFLEGHPNLQTLAPLRIGQNVKEVLEADLAGEYDARTAYKKSRDICHDAGDYVSMKLFEELLADEEGHIDFLETQLELLGKIGEAKYGQLNADSADSAE encoded by the coding sequence TTGAAAGGCGACAAAAAAGTCATCGAGCGGCTTAACGAGGCACTGTTCCTCGAACTTGGCGCAGTCAACCAATATTGGGTTCACTACAGACTTCTCGAAGACTGGGGCTACACCAAGCTTGCGAAGAAGGAGCGCGCAGAATCCATCGAGGAAATGCAGCACGCCGATCGCCTCGTTGCTCGCATTATTTTCCTCGAAGGTCATCCCAACCTGCAGACGCTGGCGCCTCTGCGCATTGGCCAGAATGTCAAGGAAGTGCTGGAAGCCGATCTCGCCGGCGAATACGATGCCCGCACCGCCTACAAGAAATCCCGCGATATCTGTCACGATGCCGGCGATTATGTTTCCATGAAGCTGTTCGAAGAGCTCTTGGCGGACGAGGAAGGTCATATCGACTTCCTCGAAACCCAGCTCGAACTGCTCGGAAAAATCGGCGAAGCCAAATACGGCCAGCTCAACGCTGATTCCGCCGATTCTGCAGAATAA
- a CDS encoding (2Fe-2S)-binding protein, translating into MRDVINELLDQDCWQLIVPAKVYHAMEKRGRCCGCFPNVVDIIIQTTQDYHARRHSTEAEIFDFMSRLKKFHEDNRRADIERRQKSHRAA; encoded by the coding sequence ATCCGGGACGTCATCAACGAACTCCTTGATCAGGACTGTTGGCAGCTCATCGTTCCCGCCAAGGTTTATCACGCGATGGAAAAGCGCGGCCGTTGCTGTGGCTGCTTCCCGAATGTCGTTGATATCATTATACAGACAACCCAAGATTATCATGCCCGTCGCCACTCGACGGAAGCGGAAATATTTGATTTCATGTCCCGCCTGAAAAAATTCCATGAAGACAACAGGAGAGCGGACATTGAAAGGCGACAAAAAAGTCATCGAGCGGCTTAA
- a CDS encoding RNA pyrophosphohydrolase — MSTPHAPVRAEDLPYRPCVGIMILNRDGLVWAGRRIPDGNSEYDGSPQLWQMPQGGIDEGEDPLKAAYRELYEETGMKTVTLLAEAKDWINYDLPPQLIGIGLRGKYRGQTQRWFAFRFEGDESEIAINPPPGGHEPEFNAWEWKPMAELPGLIVAFKRSVYEQVVSEFSHLAGLKAED; from the coding sequence ATGAGCACGCCCCACGCGCCCGTAAGAGCCGAAGACCTGCCCTACCGCCCTTGTGTCGGCATCATGATCCTGAACCGTGACGGCCTGGTTTGGGCCGGCCGCCGCATTCCGGACGGCAATTCCGAGTATGATGGCTCGCCCCAGCTTTGGCAGATGCCGCAGGGCGGCATAGATGAGGGCGAAGATCCGCTGAAGGCCGCCTATCGCGAACTTTATGAGGAAACAGGCATGAAAACCGTGACCTTGCTCGCGGAAGCGAAGGATTGGATCAATTACGACCTGCCGCCACAGCTGATCGGCATCGGCCTCAGGGGAAAATACCGCGGCCAGACGCAGCGCTGGTTCGCCTTCCGCTTCGAGGGCGACGAGAGCGAGATTGCCATCAATCCTCCGCCGGGCGGCCATGAACCGGAATTCAATGCTTGGGAGTGGAAGCCAATGGCCGAGCTTCCCGGCCTGATCGTTGCATTCAAGCGATCGGTCTACGAGCAGGTGGTTTCGGAGTTCAGCCATCTGGCCGGCCTAAAGGCCGAAGACTGA
- a CDS encoding divergent polysaccharide deacetylase family protein, producing MGTDLHAPLGQNRRPGRQRRSIPFGRILGGFCLIAIAGFSLYSALLRDHLQKTQPVETAKKEDPAPPAETKAAAAGQTGQTGLTQVDPQSGANTTRIVTGDGSVVTMFSPNNRDGSGPVLINANQVGQDPRMAATPNDSLLEDSPFGKLPITSPSGLRPMDQYARPWSGARGTRIAIVVSGLGLSQTGTQRAIEKLPEEITLAFAVSGNSLQRWMQEARRGGHEILIQVPFEPFDYPSNNPGPDTLLTSLSAAKNIDNLHKAMGKITNYTGVMNYLGGRFLANPDAIEPVLRDIGKRGLLFLDDGSSAQSKSGMLAKTLEVPHAFADIQLDGELQQDAILKKLDELERIARRNGSAIGVASAFDESVDAISKWTEEAAMRGIEIVAVSALADDPKHP from the coding sequence TTGGGAACGGATTTGCATGCACCGTTGGGACAGAACCGCCGCCCCGGCCGCCAGCGGCGCTCCATACCTTTTGGACGCATTCTCGGCGGCTTCTGCCTGATCGCGATCGCCGGCTTTTCTCTCTATTCGGCGCTTTTGCGCGATCACCTACAAAAGACCCAGCCGGTCGAGACGGCAAAGAAGGAAGATCCGGCTCCTCCAGCCGAGACCAAGGCGGCCGCGGCCGGGCAAACCGGACAGACCGGGCTAACCCAGGTCGATCCGCAATCCGGCGCCAATACCACACGCATCGTTACCGGCGACGGTTCGGTCGTCACCATGTTCAGCCCGAACAACCGTGATGGTAGCGGCCCGGTCCTGATCAACGCCAATCAGGTGGGCCAAGACCCGCGCATGGCGGCAACGCCGAATGACAGCCTGCTGGAGGACTCTCCTTTCGGCAAGCTGCCGATCACCTCGCCGAGCGGCCTGCGACCGATGGATCAATATGCGCGGCCCTGGTCCGGCGCGCGCGGTACCCGCATCGCTATCGTCGTCAGCGGCCTTGGATTGAGCCAGACCGGTACCCAGCGCGCCATCGAGAAGCTGCCGGAAGAAATCACCCTTGCTTTTGCCGTCAGCGGCAACAGCCTGCAGCGCTGGATGCAGGAGGCGCGGCGCGGCGGCCATGAGATCCTCATCCAAGTACCGTTCGAACCCTTCGACTATCCCAGCAACAATCCCGGCCCGGATACGCTGCTGACCTCGCTTTCGGCTGCAAAGAACATCGATAACCTGCACAAGGCGATGGGCAAGATCACCAATTATACCGGTGTCATGAACTATCTCGGCGGCCGCTTCCTCGCCAATCCCGATGCCATAGAACCGGTCCTGCGCGATATTGGAAAGCGCGGCCTGCTATTCCTGGATGACGGCTCTTCGGCGCAATCCAAATCCGGAATGCTCGCCAAGACACTGGAAGTGCCGCATGCTTTCGCCGATATCCAGCTCGACGGAGAACTGCAGCAGGACGCGATCCTCAAGAAACTCGATGAACTCGAGCGCATTGCCCGCCGCAATGGCTCCGCGATCGGCGTGGCCTCGGCGTTCGACGAGAGTGTCGATGCCATCAGCAAATGGACCGAGGAGGCCGCCATGCGCGGCATTGAAATCGTCGCCGTCTCGGCGCTTGCCGACGACCCGAAACATCCCTGA